In Fusarium falciforme chromosome 10, complete sequence, a single genomic region encodes these proteins:
- a CDS encoding CHAT domain-containing protein: MGLRQALRQPSIREDMSWTLSVLATQAYEEFQKSGDISHIDFAVEAAQLGLAIIPDTSSHLTRHLNNLEAFLVCRYEWTGEMADLEEAIRIARQAIDSTPDDHPDRAGRLNNLGRMLLRRYERIGEMADLKEAIRAARQAVNSTPDDHPDRAVYLNSLGSMLQSRYERTGGMADLEEAIRAARQAVDLTPDDHPDRAGRLNNLGIMLLRWYGRAGGVADLEEAIRAARQAIDSTPDDHPDRAGTLNSLGIMLLRRYERTGEMADLEEAIRIARQAIDSTPDDHPDRAGRLNNLGIMLGRRHKRMGEMADLEEAIRAARQAVNSTSDDHPDRAVYLNSLGSMLQSQYERTGGMADLEEAIRAARQAVDLTPDDHPDRAACLSNLGNKLQSRYKRIGEMADLEEAIRIARQAVNLTPDNHPDWAACLNILGAKLGLQYARTGEMADLEEAIRAARQAVDLTPDDHPDRAVYLNSLGIKLGRRYERTGEMADLEEAIRIARQAIDSTPDDHPDRAGRLNSLGIMLLRRYERTGEMADLEEAIRTARQAVNSTSDDHPDRAGTLNSLGIMLLRRYERIGEMADLEEGIRIARQAIDSTPDDHPDRAVYLNSLGIMLGLRYERTGEMADLEEAIRSARQAIDSTPDDHPDRAGRLNNLGRMLQSRCERTGGMADLEEAIRAARQAVDLTPDDHPDRAVYLNSLGAKLGLRYERTGEMAELEEAIRTARQAIDSTPDDHPDRAGTLNNLAIMLGRQNKRTGEMADLEEAIRTTRQAVDLTPDDHPIRAVYLDSLGDKLLRRYERTGEMADLEEAIRTARQAIDSTPDDHPDRAVYLNNLGSMLQSRYKRIGGMADLEEAIRSARQAVDSTPDDHPDRAVSLNSLGIMLLRRYERTGEMADLEEAIRTARQAVNSTPDDHPNRAGRLNSLGIMLGLRYERTGEMTDLEEATRTARQAVDSAPDDHPDRAVCLNSLGRMLQSRCERTGGMADLEEAIRAARQAVDLTPDDYPDRAGRLNNLGSMLQSRYERIGEMADLKEAIRTARQAIDSTPDDHPDRAVYLNNLGNMLLRRYERTGEMADLEEAIRAARQAVDSTPDDHPDRAGTLNSLGIMLLRRYERTGEMADLEEAIRTTRQAVDSTPDDHPDRAGRLNNLGIMLLRRYERISEMADLEEASSTLQDAWHCQSAVPFHRIRAGARCLKLLAPQHKTSAAIDLGKSIIDLLPTVNTKLLDRADQQFVVSTFSGVAADLCAFLLQSNQPADALRYLEKGRAVIIGQLMDSRSDLSRLERQHPDLACRYQQLRDEVNSPLRQVDQGIIQAQLRTRRLEALAELDACIHEIRGTAGHERFMLGQETAEMQECAAGGSIVVVNITTFRSDAIIVSPTAIKALNLPMLAAEDARAWLSKKWTGRRSERAQKNREYLEYLSWLWDACVKQILDEIGHSHNAVNGLPRIWWIGAGLASAMPFHAAGIHSTDSAENAFTKAVSSYTPSIKALAHARRRARATESIRGSVLIATMPTTPGNASCPDLPGVIEEKNRLMDTINSHLPIQHQELPSVEDVIEGLRSCCIAHFACHGFTDHLDPSKSGLILQSRATYWGDGEVALALRDAVMEVRERELRMPLVWAQFVHFVLARASELFLGQVATQSATPQAKKFLKKHQVSVHNLSEIDKATCRLAPPFSKENSLRSSTHAALPHNFRQNDQLLLLRTIHLTESTDEHLVWHETCIFIKPIPEYLLDYEFWHQELCADEALHKSACGLLLSYAWLVCYKSDLRIAGETGLLPANIDWNARLNTLYRFGAAGFSLRNVVYGFMSGSTRYTTFFERNFGWILAVFVYMSVVLSAMQVALATERLVTTFASSNFHMEWHCCRWPSSWRQLHHAPCMVDALLVPPPVNCSVMQTGGCAATG, encoded by the exons ATGGGCCTACGGCAAGCCCTACGACAACCAAGCATTCGCGAAGATATGTCTTGGACGCTGTCGGTCCTGGCGACACAGGCATATGAGGAATTCCAGAAGAGTGGGGATATATCTCACATTGATTTTGCGGTGGAGGCTGCTCAACTGGGATTGGCAATAATTCCCGATACTTCCTCTCACTTAACCCGCCACTTGAACAACCTTGAAGCTTTTCTTGTGTGCCGGTATGAGTGGACAGGCGAGATGGCGGACCTGGAAGAGGCAATCAGAATAGCAAGACAAGCTATCGACTCGACACCAGACGACCATCCCGACCGGGCAGGCAGGTTGAACAACCTGGGAAGGATGCTTCTTCGGCGGTACGAGCGGATAGGCGAGATGGCGGACCtaaaagaggccatcagagcAGCTAGACAAGCTGTCAACTCGACACCGGACGATCATCCCGACCGGGCAGTCTACTTGAACAGCCTGGGAAGCATGCTTCAGAGCCGGTACGAGCGGACAGGCGGGATGGCGGACTTAGAAGAAGCGATCAGagcagcaagacaagctgtcgATTTGACACCAGACGATCATCCCGACCGGGCAGGCAGGTTGAACAACCTGGGAATCATGCTTCTTCGGTGGTACGGGCGGGCGGGCGGGGTGGCGGACttagaagaggccatcagagcagcaagacaagctATCGACTCGACACCAGACGATCATCCCGACCGGGCAGGCACGTTGAACAGCCTGGGAATCATGCTTCTTCGGCGGTACGAGCGGACAGGCGAGATGGCGGACTTGGAAGAGGCAATCAGAATAGCAAGACAAGCTATCGACTCAACACCAGACGACCATCCCGACCGGGCAGGCAGGTTGAACAACCTGGGAATCATGCTTGGTCGGCGGCACAAGCGGATGGGCGAGATGGCGGACttggaagaggccatcagagcAGCTAGACAAGCTGTCAACTCGACATCAGACGATCATCCCGACCGGGCAGTCTACTTGAACAGCCTGGGAAGCATGCTTCAGAGCCAGTACGAGCGGACAGGCGGGATGGCAGACttggaagaggccatcagagcagcaagacaagctgtcgACTTGACACCGGACGATCATCCCGACCGGGCAGCCTGCTTAAGTAACCTGGGAAACAAACTTCAGAGCCGGTATAAGCGGATAGGCGAGATGGCGGAcctggaagaggccatcagaaTAGCAAGACAAGCTGTTAACTTGACACCGGACAATCATCCCGACTGGGCAGCCTGCTTGAATATCCTGGGAGCCAAGCTTGGTCTGCAGTATGCGCGGACGGGCGAGATGGCGGACTTAGAAGAGGCGATCAGagcagcaagacaagctgtcgACTTGACACCGGACGACCATCCCGACCGGGCAGTCTACTTGAACAGCCTGGGAATCAAGCTTGGTCGGCGGTACGAGCGGACAGGCGAGATGGCGGACTTAGAAGAGGCAATCAGAATAGCAAGACAAGCTATCGACTCGACACCGGACGATCATCCCGACCGGGCAGGCAGGTTGAACAGCCTGGGAATCATGCTTCTTCGGCGGTACGAGCGGACAGGCGAGATGGCGGACCTGGAAGAGGCCATTAGGACAGCTAGACAAGCTGTCAACTCGACATCAGACGATCATCCCGACCGGGCAGGCACGTTGAATAGCCTGGGAATCATGCTTCTTCGGCGGTACGAGCGGATAGGCGAGATGGCAGATTTAGAAGAGGGTATCAGAATAGCAAGACAAGCTATCGACTCGACACCAGACGACCATCCCGACCGGGCAGTCTACTTGAACAGCCTAGGAATCATGCTTGGTCTGCGGTACGAGCGGACAGGCGAGATGGCAGACTTAGAAGAGGCGATCAGATCAGCAAGACAAGCTATCGACTCGACACCAGACGACCATCCCGACCGGGCAGGCAGGTTGAACAACCTGGGAAGGATGCTTCAGAGCCGGTGCGAGCGGACAGGCGGGATGGCAGACttggaagaggccatcagagcagcaagacaagctgtcgACTTGACACCGGACGACCATCCCGACCGAGCAGTCTACTTGAACAGCCTGGGAGCCAAGCTTGGTCTGCGGTACGAGCGGACAGGCGAGATGGCGGAAttggaagaggccatcaggaCAGCTAGACAAGCTATCGACTCGACACCAGACGATCATCCCGACCGGGCAGGCACGTTGAACAACCTGGCAATCATGCTTGGTCGGCAGAACAAGCGGACGGGCGAGATGGCGGACTTAGAAGAGGCGATCAGAACAACAAGACAAGCTGTCGACTTGACACCAGACGATCATCCTATTCGGGCAGTCTACTTGGATAGCCTGGGAGACAAGCTTCTTCGGCGGTACGAGCGGACAGGCGAGATGGCGGACttagaagaggccatcaggaCAGCTAGACAAGCTATCGACTCGACTCCAGACGATCATCCCGACCGGGCAGTCTACTTGAACAACCTGGGAAGCATGCTTCAGAGCCGGTATAAGCGGATAGGCGGGATGGCGGACttagaagaggccatcaggtCAGCTAGACAAGCTGTCGACTCGACACCAGACGATCATCCCGACCGGGCAGTCTCCTTGAACAGCCTAGGAATCATGCTTCTTCGGCGGTACGAGCGGACAGGCGAGATGGCGGACttagaagaggccatcaggaCAGCTAGACAAGCTGTCAACTCGACACCAGACGATCATCCCAACCGGGCAGGCAGGTTGAACAGCCTGGGAATCATGCTTGGTCTGCGGTACGAGCGGACAGGCGAGATGACAGACCTAGAAGAGGCCACCAGGACAGCTAGACAAGCTGTCGACTCGGCACCAGATGATCATCCCGACCGGGCAGTCTGCTTGAACAGCCTGGGAAGGATGCTTCAGAGCCGGTGCGAGCGGACAGGCGGGATGGCAGACttggaagaggccatcagagcagcaagacaagctgtcgACTTGACACCGGACGACTATCCCGACCGAGCAGGCAGGTTGAACAATCTGGGAAGCATGCTTCAGAGCCGGTACGAGCGGATAGGCGAGATGGCGGACCtaaaagaggccatcagaacAGCAAGACAAGCTATCGACTCGACACCAGACGATCACCCCGACCGGGCAGTCTACTTGAACAACCTGGGAAACATGCTTCTTCGGCGGTACGAGCGGACAGGCGAGATGGCGGACttggaagaggccatcagagcagcaagacaagctgtcgACTCGACACCAGACGATCATCCCGACCGGGCAGGCACGTTGAACAGCCTGGGAATCATGCTTCTTCGGCGGTACGAGCGGACAGGCGAGATGGCGGACTTAGAAGAGGCGATCAGAACAACAAGACAAGCTGTCGACTCGACACCAGACGACCATCCCGACCGGGCAGGCAGGTTGAACAACCTGGGAATCATGCTTCTTCGGCGGTACGAGCGGATAAGCGAGATGGCAGACCTGGAAGAAGCTTCCTCAACCTTACAAGACGCTTGGCATTGTCAATCAGCCGTTCCCTTCCATCGCATCCGAGCCGGCGCCCGATGCCTGAAACTCCTCGCTCCTCAACACAAGACTAGCGCCGCTATAGACCTCGGAAAAAGTATTATCGACCTACTCCCGACCGTCAACACGAAATTGCTCGACCGTGCCGATCAGCAGTTCGTCGTCTCTACTTTCAGCGGCGTCGCCGCTGACTTGTGCGCTTTCCTTCTTCAATCCAACCAGCCAGCTGACGCCCTCCGCTATCTTGAGAAGGGCCGCGCTGTGATTATTGGCCAGCTGATGGACTCCCGGAGCGATTTGTCCCGCTTGGAACGGCAGCATCCTGATCTTGCTTGTCGATACCAACAGCTCCGAGACGAAGTCAATAGCCCGCTCCGTCAAGTGGACCAAGGCATAATACAGGCACAGCTGCGAACCCGCCGTCTTGAGGCCCTGGCCGAGCTCGACGCATGCATCCACGAGATCCGAGGGACTGCTGGCCACGAGCGCTTCATGCTGGGCCAGGAAACGGCAGAGATGCAAGAGTGCGCCGCCGGGGggagcatcgtcgtcgtcaacatTACAACATTCCGAAGTGACGCGATTATAGTTTCTCCAACAGCCATCAAGGCACTCAATCTGCCGATGCTGGCTGCCGAGGATGCAAGGGCTTGGCTAAGCAAGAAATGGACAGGCCGCAGATCAGAGCGCGCACAGAAGAACAGGGAATACCTCGAATATCTATCCTGGCTGTGGGATGCGTGTGTTAAGCAGATTCTTGACGAGATTGGCCACAGCCACAACGCGGTGAATGGCCTGCCGAGGATATGGTGGATCGGCGCCGGCCTTGCCAGCGCGATGCCTTTTCATGCCGCGGGAATACATTCCACTGATTCGGCGGAGAATGCGTTTACCAAGGCTGTCTCGTCTTACACCCCGTCTATCAAAGCACTTGCGCATGCACGGCGTCGAGCTAGGGCCACAGAAAGCATCCGAGGATCGGTTCTGATTGCTACCATGCCGACTACACCAGGCAACGCTTCGTGCCCTGACCTTCCCGGTGTCATTGAAGAGAAGAATCGGCTGATGGACACGATCAACAGCCACCTTCCCATACAACATCAGGAGTTGCCTAGCGTGGAGGATGTTATTGAGGGGCTGCGAAGCTGCTGCATTGCGCACTTTGCCTGCCATGGATTTACGGACCATCTGGATCCTTCCAAGAGCGGACTGATCTTACAGAGCCGAG CAACTTATTGGGGCGACGGAGAGGTGGCTCTGGCACTGCGCGATGCTGTGATGGAGGTGCGGGAGAGGGAGTTGAGGATGCCGCTGGTGTGGGCGCAGTTTGTTCACTTCG TGCTCGCCAGGGCATCAGAGCTGTTCCTCGGACAGGTGGCTACGCAGTCGGCCACG CCACAAGCAAAGAAATTTCTCAAGAAGCACCAGGTCAGTGTCCACAATCTGAGCGAAATAGACAAGGCA ACTTGCCGACTGGCACCGCCCTTCTCGAAGGAGAACTCCCTCCGATCGTCGACCCACGCAGCCCTCCCGCACAATTTCCGACAGAACGACCAACT GTTGCTCCTGCGAACCATCCACCTCACCGAGTCCACTGACGAGCATCTCGTGTGGCACGAGACATGCATCTTCATCAAACCCATCCCTGAATACCTTCTTGACTACGAGTTCTGGCACCAAGAGTTATGCGCTGACGAAGCTCTTCACAAGAGCGCCTGCGGCCTACTTCTGTCCTATGCCTGGCTAGTCTGCTATAAGAGCGACCTGCGCATCGCGGGCGAGACGGGACTACTACCTGCCAACATCGACTGGAACGCGCGGCTCAACACTCTCTACCGCTTCGGCGCGGCCGGTTTCTCGCTGCGGAACGTAGTGTACGGCTTCATGTCAGGCTCGACACGCTACACAACCTTCTTTGAGCGTAACTTTGGCTGGATCTTAGCCGTCTTCGTCTACATGTCCGTTGTTCTGTCGGCCATGCAGGTGGCATTAGCCACGGAGAGATTGGTGACGACATTCGCTTCCAGCAATTTTCATATGGAATGGCACTGCTGTCGATGGCCTTCGTCTTGGCGGCAGTTGCATCATGCTCCATGCATGGTTGACGCTCTTCTGGTTCCACCTCCTGTCAACTGCTCAGTAATGCAAACGGGTGGCTGCGCAGCGACGGGCTAG
- a CDS encoding CHAT domain-containing protein, whose amino-acid sequence MDLLQTLRQHGRTLSARAMQAYEKFQKSGDVSDIDIAIEATKLGLTVIPDTSSHLTSYLHNLGVFLESRYKRTGEMSDLEEAIRAARQAVDSTPDDHPDRAAWLNNLGTKLERRYERTGEMADLEEAIRTARRAIDSTPEDHPDRAAWLSNLGNKLGLRYERKGEILDLEEAIRTATQAVDSTPHGHLDRAAWLSNLGNKLLRRYERTGEMPDLEEAIRTARQAVDSTPGDHPNRAACLNNLGTKLVRRYERTGEMSDLEEAIRTARQAIDSTPDDHTDRAAYLNSLGNMVERRYERMGEMTDLEEAIRTARQAIDSTPDDHSNRAGRLNNLGNKLESRYKRIGEMSDLEEAIRTARQAFDSTPDDHPDRAGRLNNLGTKLESRYKRMGEISDLEEAIRTARQAVDSTPEDHPDRAGYLNNLGVFLESRYERTGEMSDLEEAIRTARQAVDSTPDDHPGRAAWLSNLGNMLGLRYKRTGEMADLEEAIRTARQAFDSTPDDHPDQAARLTSLGTKLGLRYKRTGEISDLEEAIRTARQAVDSTPDDHPDRAAWLNNLGNKLDLRYKRTGEMADLEEAIRTARRAIDSTPEDHPDRAAYLNNLGNMLEGQHKRTGEMAYLEEAIRTARQAIDSTPDDHPDRAAYLNSLGNMLEGQHKRTGEMAYLEEAIRTARQAIDSTPDDHTERAAYLNSLGNMLERRYKRMGEMTDLEEAIRTARQAVDSTPGDHHNRATCLNNLGTKLGLRYEWMGEMADLEEAIRTARQAVDSTLDDHPDRAAWLSNLGNKLGRRYERTGEMVDLEEAIRAARQAVDSTPDDHPDRAGSLSNLGNKLVRRYERTGEMSDLEEAIRAARQAVDSTPDDHPDRAAWLNNLGNKLDLRYERTGEMVDLEEAIRAARQAVDSTPDDHPNRAGRLSNLGNKLGLRYKRTGEISGLEEAIRTARQAVDSTPHGHLDRAAWLSNLGIMLERRYERTGEMVDLEEAIRTARQAVDSTPDDHPNRAGSLSNLGNKLVRRYERTGEMADLEEASSTLQDAWHCQSAVPFHRIQAGARCLKLLAPQHKTGAAIDLGKSIIDLLPTVNTKLLDRADQQFVVSTFSGVAADLCAFLLQSDQPADALHYLEKGRAVIIGQLMDSRSDLSLLKRQHPDLACRYQQLRDEVNSPLRQVDQDRIQAQLRIRRLEALAELDVCIHEIRGTTGHERFMLGQETAEMQECAAGGSIVVVNITTFRSDAIIVSPIAIKALNLPMLAAEDARAWLSKKWTGRRSERAQKNREYLKYLSWLWDACVKQILDEIGHSHNAVNGLPRIWWIGAGLASAMPFHAAGIHSADSTENAFTKVISSYTPSIKALAHARRRAGTTESARGSVLIATMQTTPGNASCPDLPGVVEEKDRLMDAINGHLPVQHQELPSVEDVIEGLRNCCIAHFACHGFTDHLDPSKSGLILQSRATYWGDGEVALALRDAVMEVRERELRMPLVWAQFVHFGA is encoded by the exons ATGGATCTACTACAAACCCTACGGCAACATGGCAGGACTCTGTCGGCCCGCGCGATGCAGGCATATGAGAAATTCCAGAAGTCTGGGGATGTATCAGACATTGATATCGCTATCGAGGCTACTAAGCTGGGATTGACGGTAATTCCCGATACTTCCTCTCACTTAACCAGCTATTTGCACAACCTTGGAGTTTTTCTTGAGAGCCGGTATAAGCGGACGGGCGAGATGTCAGACctagaagaggccatcagagcagcaagacaagctgtcgACTCGACACCAGACGATCATCCCGACCGGGCAGCCTGGTTAAACAACCTGGGAACTAAGCTCGAGAGGCGGTACGAGCGGACGGGCGAGATGGCAGACctagaagaggccatcagaacAGCAAGACGAGCTATCGACTCGACACCAGAAGACCATCCCGACCGGGCAGCCTGGTTAAGCAACCTGGGAAACAAGCTTGGCCTGCGGTACGAGCGGAAGGGCGAGATATTAGACctagaagaggccatcagaacAGCAACACAAGCTGTCGACTCGACGCCACACGGCCATCTCGACCGGGCAGCCTGGTTGAGCAACCTGGGAAACAAGCTTCTTCGGCGGTATGAGCGGACAGGCGAGATGCCAGACTTAGAAGAGGCGATTAGAacagcaagacaagctgtcgACTCGACTCCAGGTGATCATCCCAACCGGGCAGCCTGCTTGAACAACCTGGGAACCAAGCTTGTTCGGCGGTATGAGCGGACGGGCGAGATGTCAGACctagaagaggccatcagaacAGCAAGACAAGCTATCGACTCGACACCAGATGACCATACCGACCGGGCAGCGTACTTGAACAGCCTGGGAAACATGGTTGAGAGGCGGTACGAGCGGATGGGTGAGATGACAGACCTAGAAGAGGCGATTAGAACAGCAAGACAAGCTATCGACTCGACACCAGACGATCATTCCAACCGGGCAGGCAGGTTGAATAACCTGGGAAACAAGCTTGAGAGCCGGTATAAGCGGATAGGCGAGATGTCAGACttagaagaggccatcagaacGGCAAGACAAGCTTTCGACTCGACTCCAGACGATCATCCCGACCGGGCAGGCAGGTTGAATAACCTGGGAACTAAGCTTGAGAGCCGGTACAAGCGGATGGGCGAGATATCAGACctagaagaggccatcagaacagcaagacaagctgtcgACTCGACACCAGAAGACCATCCCGACCGGGCAGGCTACTTGAACAACCTTGGAGTTTTCCTTGAGAGCCGGTACGAGCGGACAGGCGAGATGTCAGACctagaagaggccatcagaacagcaagacaagctgtcgACTCGACACCAGATGACCATCCCGGCCGGGCAGCCTGGTTGAGCAACCTGGGGAATATGCTTGGCCTGCGGTACAAGCGGACGGGCGAGATGGCAGACctagaagaggccatcagaacGGCAAGACAAGCTTTCGACTCGACTCCAGACGACCATCCCGACCAGGCAGCCCGCTTGACTAGCCTGGGAACCAAGCTTGGCCTGCGGTACAAGCGGACGGGCGAGATATCAGACctagaagaggccatcagaacggcaagacaagctgtcgACTCGACACCAGACGATCATCCCGACCGAGCAGCCTGGTTAAACAACCTGGGAAACAAGCTTGATCTGCGGTATAAGCGGACGGGCGAGATGGCAGACctagaagaggccatcagaacAGCAAGACGAGCTATCGACTCGACACCAGAAGACCATCCCGACCGGGCAGCGTACTTGAACAACCTGGGAAACATGCTTGAGGGGCAGCACAAGCGGACGGGTGAGATGGCATACCTGGAAGAGGCAATTAGAACAGCAAGACAAGCTATCGACTCGACACCAGATGACCATCCCGACCGGGCAGCGTACTTGAACAGCCTGGGAAACATGCTTGAGGGGCAGCACAAGCGGACGGGTGAGATGGCATACCTGGAAGAGGCAATTAGAACAGCAAGACAAGCTATCGACTCGACACCAGATGACCATACCGAACGGGCAGCGTACTTGAACAGCCTGGGAAACATGCTTGAGAGGCGGTACAAGCGAATGGGTGAGATGACAGACCTAGAAGAGGCGATTAGAacagcaagacaagctgtcgACTCGACTCCAGGCGATCATCACAACCGGGCAACCTGCTTGAACAACCTGGGAACCAAGCTTGGCCTACGGTACGAGTGGATGGGCGAGATGGCAGACctagaagaggccatcagaacagcaagacaagctgtcgACTCGACTCTAGACGACCATCCCGACCGGGCAGCCTGGTTAAGCAACCTGGGAAACAAGCTTGGTCGGCGGTACGAGCGGACGGGCGAGATGGTAGACctagaagaggccatcagagcagcaagacaagctgtcgACTCGACTCCAGACGATCATCCCGACCGGGCAGGCAGTTTGAGCAACCTGGGAAACAAGCTTGTTCGGCGGTACGAGCGGACGGGCGAGATGTCAGACctagaagaggccatcagagcagcaagacaagctgtcgACTCGACACCAGACGATCATCCCGACCGGGCAGCCTGGTTGAACAACCTGGGAAATAAGCTTGATCTACGGTACGAGCGGACAGGCGAGATGGTAGACctagaagaggccatcagagcagcaagacaagctgtcgACTCGACACCAGACGATCATCCCAACCGGGCAGGCAGGTTGAGCAACCTGGGAAACAAGCTTGGCCTGCGGTACAAGCGGACAGGCGAGATATCAGGCctagaagaggccatcagaacagcaagacaagctgtcgACTCGACGCCACATGGCCATCTCGACCGGGCAGCCTGGTTGAGCAACCTGGGGATTATGCTTGAGAGGCGGTACGAGCGGACAGGCGAGATGGTAGACctagaagaggccatcagaacagcaagacaagctgtcgACTCGACTCCAGACGACCATCCCAACCGAGCAGGCAGTTTGAGCAACCTGGGGAACAAGCTTGTTCGGCGGTATGAGCGGACGGGCGAGATGGCAGACCTAGAAGAAGCTTCCTCAACCTTACAAGACGCTTGGCATTGTCAATCAGCCGTTCCCTTCCATCGCATCCAGGCCGGCGCCCGATGTCTGAAACTCCTCGCTCCTCAACACAAGACTGGTGCCGCTATAGACCTCGGGAAAAGTATTATCGACCTACTCCCGACCGTCAACACGAAATTACTCGACCGTGCCGATCAGCAGTTCGTCGTCTCCACTTTCAGCGGCGTCGCCGCTGACTTGTGCGCTTTCCTTCTTCAATCTGACCAGCCAGCGGACGCCCTCCACTATCTTGAGAAGGGCCGCGCTGTGATTATTGGCCAGCTGATGGACTCCCGGAGCGATTTGTCCCTCTTGAAACGGCAGCATCCCGATCTTGCTTGTCGATACCAACAGCTCCGAGACGAAGTCAATAGCCCGCTCCGTCAAGTGGACCAAGACAGAATACAGGCACAGCTGCGAATCCGCCGTCTTGAGGCCCTGGCCGAGCTCGACGTATGCATTCACGAGATCCGAGGGACTACTGGCCACGAGCGCTTCATGCTGGGCCAGGAAACGGCAGAGATGCAAGAGTGCGCCGCCGGGGggagcatcgtcgtcgtcaacatTACAACATTCCGAAGTGACGCGATTATAGTTTCTCCAATAGCCATCAAAGCACTCAATCTGCCGATGCTAGCTGCCGAGGATGCAAGGGCTTGGCTAAGCAAGAAATGGACAGGCCGCAGATCAGAGCGCGCACAGAAGAACAGGGAATATCTCAAATATCTATCCTGGCTGTGGGATGCGTGTGTTAAGCAGATTCTTGACGAGATTGGCCACAGCCACAACGCGGTGAACGGCCTGCCGAGGATATGGTGGATCGGCGCCGGCCTTGCCAGCGCGATGCCTTTTCATGCCGCGGGAATACATTCCGCTGATTCGACGGAGAATGCGTTTACCAAGGTTATTTCATCCTATACTCCGTCTATCAAAGCACTTGCGCATGCACGGCGTCGAGCCGGGACCACAGAAAGCGCCCGAGGATCGGTTCTGATTGCTACCATGCAGACTACACCAGGCAACGCTTCGTGCCCTGACCTTCCCGGTGTcgttgaagagaaggatcGGCTAATGGATGCGATCAACGGCCATCTTCCCGTACAACATCAGGAGTTGCCTAGCGTGGAGGATGTTATTGAGGGGTTGCGAAACTGCTGCATTGCGCACTTTGCCTGCCATGGATTTACGGACCATCTGGATCCTTCCAAGAGCGGACTAATCTTGCAGAGCCGGG CAACTTATTGGGGCGACGGAGAGGTGGCTCTGGCACTGCGCGATGCTGTGATGGAGGTGCGGGAGAGGGAGTTGAGGATGCCGCTGGTGTGGGCGCAGTTTGTTCACTTCGGTGCGTAG